The Gopherus evgoodei ecotype Sinaloan lineage unplaced genomic scaffold, rGopEvg1_v1.p scaffold_34_arrow_ctg1, whole genome shotgun sequence genome window below encodes:
- the CLIP3 gene encoding CAP-Gly domain-containing linker protein 3 isoform X1, which yields MTKNDSAELPSEEVRQPPEFQSPVLERRKKPIVHPSAPAPLPKDYAFTFFDPNDPACQEILYDPKTTVPELFAIIRQWVPQVQHKIDVIGSEILKRGCHVNDRDGLTDMTLLHYACKAGAHGVGDPAAAVRLSNQLLALGVDVTLRSRWTNMNALHYAAYFDVPELIRILLKGSKPKVLNSTCSDFNHGTALHIAASNLCLGAVKCLLEHGANPAVRNSKGQVPADVVPDPMDMTLDKAEAAMVAKELKQLLLDAVPLSCNLPKVTLPNYDNIPGNLMLTSLGLKLGERVVVDGQKLGTLRFCGTTEFASGQWIGVELDEPEGKNDGSVGGIRYFICPPKQGVFASVSKIAKATDQMPSSVTSTPKTPRMDFSRMTGKGRKDKKALRKKSPSVGSLDREGLKIEIGDQVLVAGQKQGIIRFYGKTDFAPGYWFGIELDKPTGKHDGSVFGVRYFTCSPKHGVFAPPSRVQRIGSPKDSQGDSSSVKKVHQVTMSQPKRNFTAVRTPKDITSENSISRLLFCCWFPWMLRAEMQS from the exons cTTTCACTTTCTTTGACCCGAATGATCCGGCTTGCCAAGAAATCCTCTATGACCCGAAGACCACGGTCCCGGAGCTGTTTGCCATCATCCGCCAGTGGGTCCCCCAGGTGCAACATAAGATTGATGTCATAGGCAGCGAG ATCCTGAAGCGCGGTTGCCATGTGAACGACCGGGATGGCTTGACCGACATGACTCTGCTTCATTACGCCTGCAAAGCCGGGGCCCATGGCGTTG GCGACCCTGCTGCTGCCGTCCGCCTCTCCaaccagctgctggccctgggaGTGGACGTGACCCTGCGTAGCCGCTGGACCAATATGAACGCGCTGCATTACGCTGCCTACTTCGACGTGCCTGAGCTCATCCGTATCCTGCTCAAAGGCTCCAAGCCCAAAG TGCTCAACTCGACCTGCAGCGACTTCAACCACGGCACGGCCCTGCACATCGCTGCCTCCAACCTGTGCCTGGGGGCTGTGAAGTGTCTGCTGGAGCACGGGGCCAACCCAGCTGTCAGG AACAGCAAAGGGCAGGTGCCGGCCGACGTGGTACCCGACCCCATGGACATGACGCTGGACAAGGCCGAGGCCGCCATGGTCGCCAAGGAGctcaagcagctgctgctggacgCCGTCCCTCTGAGCTGcaacctgcccaaggtcacgctGCCCAACTACGACAACATCCCCGGCAACCTGATGCTCACCTCCCTGGGCCTCAAGCTGGGGGAGCGTgtggtggtggacggacagaag CTGGGCACCCTGCGTTTCTGCGGCACGACGGAGTTCGCGAGTGGCCAGTGGATCGGGGTGGAGCTGGACGAGCCAGAGGGCAAGAACGATGGAAGTGTTGGAGGAATACGCTACTTCATTTGCCCTCCAAAGCAAG GGGTTTTCGCCTCTGTGTCTAAAATCGCCAAAGCCACAGACCAGATGCCATCATCGGTGACTTCCACCCCAAAAACCCCCCGCATGGACTTCTCCCGCATGACCGGGAAGGGCCGGAAGGACAAGAAAG CCCTCAGGAAGAAGTCTCCCTCCGTGGGCAGTCTGGACCGAGAAGGGCTGAAGATCGAGATTGGGGACCAGGTGCTGGTGGCGGGGCAGAAGCAGGGCATCATCCGGTTCTATGGCAAGACGGACTTTGCGCCGG GTTACTGGTTCGGCATCGAACTCGACAAGCCCACAGGGAAACACGATGGCTCGGTCTTTGGGGTCCGATATTTCACCTGCTCCCCTAAACATGGAGTCTTTGCCCCACCTTCCAGGGTCCAGAG GATCGGCAGCCCCAAAGACTCTCAGGGAGATAGCAGTTCGGTGAAGAAGGTGCACCAAGTCACTA TGTCACAGCCAAAGCGCAACTTCACAGCAGTCAGGACCCCAAAAGACATCACGTCAGAAAACTCCATCTCTAG ATTACTCTTCTGCTGCTGGTTCCCCTGGATGCTGCGTGCAGAGATGCAGTCCTAA
- the CLIP3 gene encoding CAP-Gly domain-containing linker protein 3 isoform X2, which yields MTLLHYACKAGAHGVGDPAAAVRLSNQLLALGVDVTLRSRWTNMNALHYAAYFDVPELIRILLKGSKPKVLNSTCSDFNHGTALHIAASNLCLGAVKCLLEHGANPAVRNSKGQVPADVVPDPMDMTLDKAEAAMVAKELKQLLLDAVPLSCNLPKVTLPNYDNIPGNLMLTSLGLKLGERVVVDGQKLGTLRFCGTTEFASGQWIGVELDEPEGKNDGSVGGIRYFICPPKQGVFASVSKIAKATDQMPSSVTSTPKTPRMDFSRMTGKGRKDKKALRKKSPSVGSLDREGLKIEIGDQVLVAGQKQGIIRFYGKTDFAPGYWFGIELDKPTGKHDGSVFGVRYFTCSPKHGVFAPPSRVQRIGSPKDSQGDSSSVKKVHQVTMSQPKRNFTAVRTPKDITSENSISRLLFCCWFPWMLRAEMQS from the exons ATGACTCTGCTTCATTACGCCTGCAAAGCCGGGGCCCATGGCGTTG GCGACCCTGCTGCTGCCGTCCGCCTCTCCaaccagctgctggccctgggaGTGGACGTGACCCTGCGTAGCCGCTGGACCAATATGAACGCGCTGCATTACGCTGCCTACTTCGACGTGCCTGAGCTCATCCGTATCCTGCTCAAAGGCTCCAAGCCCAAAG TGCTCAACTCGACCTGCAGCGACTTCAACCACGGCACGGCCCTGCACATCGCTGCCTCCAACCTGTGCCTGGGGGCTGTGAAGTGTCTGCTGGAGCACGGGGCCAACCCAGCTGTCAGG AACAGCAAAGGGCAGGTGCCGGCCGACGTGGTACCCGACCCCATGGACATGACGCTGGACAAGGCCGAGGCCGCCATGGTCGCCAAGGAGctcaagcagctgctgctggacgCCGTCCCTCTGAGCTGcaacctgcccaaggtcacgctGCCCAACTACGACAACATCCCCGGCAACCTGATGCTCACCTCCCTGGGCCTCAAGCTGGGGGAGCGTgtggtggtggacggacagaag CTGGGCACCCTGCGTTTCTGCGGCACGACGGAGTTCGCGAGTGGCCAGTGGATCGGGGTGGAGCTGGACGAGCCAGAGGGCAAGAACGATGGAAGTGTTGGAGGAATACGCTACTTCATTTGCCCTCCAAAGCAAG GGGTTTTCGCCTCTGTGTCTAAAATCGCCAAAGCCACAGACCAGATGCCATCATCGGTGACTTCCACCCCAAAAACCCCCCGCATGGACTTCTCCCGCATGACCGGGAAGGGCCGGAAGGACAAGAAAG CCCTCAGGAAGAAGTCTCCCTCCGTGGGCAGTCTGGACCGAGAAGGGCTGAAGATCGAGATTGGGGACCAGGTGCTGGTGGCGGGGCAGAAGCAGGGCATCATCCGGTTCTATGGCAAGACGGACTTTGCGCCGG GTTACTGGTTCGGCATCGAACTCGACAAGCCCACAGGGAAACACGATGGCTCGGTCTTTGGGGTCCGATATTTCACCTGCTCCCCTAAACATGGAGTCTTTGCCCCACCTTCCAGGGTCCAGAG GATCGGCAGCCCCAAAGACTCTCAGGGAGATAGCAGTTCGGTGAAGAAGGTGCACCAAGTCACTA TGTCACAGCCAAAGCGCAACTTCACAGCAGTCAGGACCCCAAAAGACATCACGTCAGAAAACTCCATCTCTAG ATTACTCTTCTGCTGCTGGTTCCCCTGGATGCTGCGTGCAGAGATGCAGTCCTAA